The sequence below is a genomic window from Flagellimonas marinaquae.
TCTTATCTCCTACAGATATTCTATAGATATATTTTCCAGTGGACAAGCTATCGCGCATTCGCTCACGTATATTGATGTCCACGGCACCTTCCATCATCATTTCATTGAACAGGGTGCCTACACGTTGTCCCAAAATATTAAAGAGTTCAATATCTACATGGGCTGAAACGGGCATTTCCAGATGGATATATGGGTCTCGAGGTGAGGTTGCCGGATATATGGCCGCGTGTTCAATGGTATCCAAAATATCGATATTGGGGTCCATTGGATCTTGACTTGGCGGGGTTTCGGGCAAGGTAGGTGGGTCGTTGTCCATGGCAATGTCATCAAAAACTTCTCCGCTACAGTTAAATCCTAGGTCGATAGCTTGGTAAGGATGTCCCAATAAGTGCTGTTCAACAGATTCCCTGGGAACACAAAGCCATTCTGCCAATACGGTGCCATATAGATTTCTAAAATCCATGGTATACTCCAAATTTCCCCGATTATTGGGCTCATCTAAAGATGGGTGGTCGCCAACAAAAGCGCTTCCGTTCAATCCGGAGCCAAAAAATAAGGTGGGTGCTGCTTTTCCGTGGTCGGTCCCATTGGAACCGTTTTCAAAAATCCGTCTCCCAAATTCGGAAAAGGTCATGCTCAAAACCTTATCGTCCTGTTCGGTAAAAGCTAGGTCCTCATAAAAATTGTTGATGGCTACGGAAAGATTTGACATTAAGCGTTCGTGAACTTCGGGTTGGTTTCCGTGAGTATCAAAACCTCCCATGGAAATCATATATACTTTGGTTCCTAAATTTCCTTTGATCAAACGTGCCAAAAGCGCCAATTGACGTGCAAAACCATTGTCTTGATATTCTACTTGGTTTTGTCCGGCCATGTATGCATCATGGATAGTACCTGCATATTCGTATGTGGTATTGGCCACTCCGCGCAGGAACCTGAGTTGGTCTCCGTACATACAATCGTCAAAAGGAGCATTTTCTATATCATAAAAGGTACCTGTTTCTGCAATTTGCTCCAATTGTTCCACATTGTTGGTCACAAAGGCATAGTTCGTTTCTTCTCCTTGAAAGACCAAGTTGGCCAGGTTGCCAATTTGTATGGCTGCCGGGGAAGGTGGCGGAGCAATCAGGTAGTCGGGATACAGCTCTTCAAAATGCCTACCCATCCATCCTGTGTTTTCTCCTGAGAATCCTGTTGTGGTTAGATCGGTGTTGGCAAAAATATCCGATCCCGTAAAGTGGGAAAGGCTTTGGTTTTCGTAACC
It includes:
- a CDS encoding DUF1501 domain-containing protein; the protein is MCDNHHTHDTSPHKGLEHKGHDQEHKKWSRRSFIQALGIAGSGSMFLGSHMISASAPSPLTAAVAAAETDNILILIRLSGGNDGLSTVIPIQQYDTYANARPNIYIPESKVLKLTDDFGVPTYMSALESLWGDGQFKAVHGVGYENQSLSHFTGSDIFANTDLTTTGFSGENTGWMGRHFEELYPDYLIAPPPSPAAIQIGNLANLVFQGEETNYAFVTNNVEQLEQIAETGTFYDIENAPFDDCMYGDQLRFLRGVANTTYEYAGTIHDAYMAGQNQVEYQDNGFARQLALLARLIKGNLGTKVYMISMGGFDTHGNQPEVHERLMSNLSVAINNFYEDLAFTEQDDKVLSMTFSEFGRRIFENGSNGTDHGKAAPTLFFGSGLNGSAFVGDHPSLDEPNNRGNLEYTMDFRNLYGTVLAEWLCVPRESVEQHLLGHPYQAIDLGFNCSGEVFDDIAMDNDPPTLPETPPSQDPMDPNIDILDTIEHAAIYPATSPRDPYIHLEMPVSAHVDIELFNILGQRVGTLFNEMMMEGAVDINIRERMRDSLSTGKYIYRISVGDKKMSKSVMIT